A single window of Mugil cephalus isolate CIBA_MC_2020 chromosome 1, CIBA_Mcephalus_1.1, whole genome shotgun sequence DNA harbors:
- the nat8l gene encoding N-acetylaspartate synthetase, producing MHFSSPKMVCETKIVADEHDAIPGTKKEAIMWSSPPSSAALNPAEAKDARKDAVFIREFERGDQEEVRRIFYEGIMERIPNTAFRGLRQQPKTQFIYALLTVMCFFVTKSVTLTCCAPFILMGARYYYSRKVIQSYLDCALHTDMADIEAYYMKPTGSCFWVAVLDGRVVGIVAAQGREDDNTVELRRMSVDSHYRGKGIAKALGRRVLEFAVRNNYAAVVLGTTAVKLAAHKLYESLGFRRTGRSEDYRLPGMSRSPLERLFFQIRYSRYRLQLREE from the exons ATGCATTTTTCGTCTCCCAAAATGGTTTGCGAGACTAAAATTGTTGCGGACGAACACGATGCTATACCTGGGACGAAAAAGGAGGCGATCATGTGGAGCTCTCCTCCGTCCAGCGCGGCTCTAAACCCCGCGGAAGCCAAGGATGCGAGGAAAGATGCGGTTTTTATCCGAGAGTTCGAGCGCGGGGATCAGGAGGAGGTGCGGCGCATCTTTTACGAGGGTATTATGGAGAGGATACCCAACACGGCGTTTAGGGGGCTCAGACAGCAGCCGAAGACCCAGTTTATATATGCTCTTCTGACAG TAATGTGCTTTTTCGTGACCAAATCCGTCACGCTGACCTGCTGTGCGCCCTTCATTCTCATGGGCGCGCGCTACTACTACAGCAGGAAAGTTATCCAGAGTTATCTGGACTGTGCTCTGCACACGGACATGGCTGACATAGAGGCTTATTACATGAAACCCACAG GTTCCTGTTTCTGGGTGGCGGTGCTTGATGGACGGGTGGTGGGCATCGTGGCGGCGCAGGGCCGTGAGGATGACAACACGGTCGAGCTGCGGCGCATGTCGGTGGACTCCCACTACCGCGGCAAAGGCATCGCAAAGGCACTCGGTCGTCGCGTCCTGGAGTTCGCCGTGCGCAACAACTACGCCGCCGTGGTCCTCGGCACTACGGCCGTCAAGTTGGCCGCCCACAAGCTGTACGAGTCACTGGGCTTCCGCAGAACGGGCCGGAGCGAGGACTACAGGCTACCCGGGATGAGCCGCTCGCCGCTGGAGAGGCTCTTCTTCCAGATCCGCTATAGCCGCTACCGCCTGCAGCTTCGTGAGGAGTGA